Proteins from a single region of Apis mellifera strain DH4 linkage group LG7, Amel_HAv3.1, whole genome shotgun sequence:
- the LOC411195 gene encoding negative elongation factor E encodes MQNMVYLHFPSNLTEEELMLQAKYNKLKRKKKALQDLKAPKQETERVPQTPKRPTEARDAREVAKKLIKSGVITAPKTPKRPEQSFKRPRGLVRKLNSTEKTVSSYQPFSATQMEEEEPETVRPRVKDLYDSFVSAQDTEDRTSRDIQSPSKQEIKPRAGNTIFVCGYKISEDFLKKHFQTFGNIINISMEAEKNRGFVTFDKTEAAERAISEMDGSMVSSIQLKVSLARRQPIIESMTDATSSSMWSPIAANYSQKSAHKDRRDLKVYEEDLFM; translated from the exons aTGCAAAATATGGTATACTTACATTTTCCATCAAATTTAACAGAAGAAGAATTGATGCTACAAGCGAAATATAATAAGCTTAAAAGAAAG aaaaaagcactACAAGATTTGAAAGCTCCAAAACAAGAAACTGAACGTGTACCACAAACGCCAAAACGGCCTACAGAGGCTAGAGATGCTAGGGAAGTTGCCAAAAAGTTGATAAAATCTGGAGTAATTACAGCTCCAAAAACTCCCAAACGACCAGAACAATCTTTTAAAAGACCGCGTGGATtagtaagaaaattaaacagtACAGAAAAAACAGTAAGTTCTTATCAACCATTCTCAGCCACacaaatggaagaagaagaaccaGAAACAGTAAGACCAAGAGTTAAAGATTTATACGATAGTTTTGTGAGTGCTCAAGATACAGAAGATCGAACTAGTAGAGATATACAATCACCATCTAAACAAGAAATAAAGCCAAGAGCTggaaatacaatatttgtatGTGGTTATAAGATATCAGaagattttttgaagaaacattttcaaacatttggaaatattataaatatttcaatggaagcagaaaaaaa tcGTGGATTTGTCACATTTGATAAAACAGAAGCTGCTGAAAGAGCAATTAGTGAAATGGATGGTAGTATGGTATCTTCTATTCAATTAAAAGTATCATTAGCACGAAGACAGCCTATAATAGAATCTATGACCGATGCTACATCTAGTTCTATGTGGTCGCCGATTGCAGcaaattattctcaaaaaagtGCACATAAAGATAGGAGAGATTTAAAAGTGTATGAAGAAGATCTTTTtatgtga